The following proteins come from a genomic window of Verrucomicrobiia bacterium:
- a CDS encoding FkbM family methyltransferase yields MADNKPTSFISFGQNGEDIILYSLLDDIKKGFYVDVGANHPAKDSVTKHFYRLGWRGMNIEPSPLLHGLLAADRPRDINLMVGVSDKAAELVFRDYERGDGLSTFSADMQQQYEKSNYYFTRIYKDYKVPVQTLEHIFKEHKVPTIDFLKVDIEGYEYEALISNDWHKYRPRVVCIEANHVFKDWHPILKKANYTKVFFDGLNEYFVRNEDEKRIQKYSYPDKVLLGPRFVAWDEYIRLNDLDREKRLLALQLKRAKQKIDELGAIKPARKPQAIDARTHVRGLVKRVDARIEHKLSTAVPTTVRSAETYGLDTAVGVAQLQQDMQAGLQKQFRHGKQAAARQYGRVKRGMAYAKRKIR; encoded by the coding sequence ATGGCCGACAACAAACCGACGTCATTCATCAGCTTTGGGCAGAATGGCGAAGACATTATTTTGTATAGCTTGCTGGACGATATAAAAAAAGGCTTTTATGTAGACGTAGGGGCCAACCACCCAGCCAAAGACTCAGTAACCAAGCATTTTTATCGTCTGGGCTGGCGGGGCATGAATATAGAACCCTCTCCTTTACTGCACGGACTGTTGGCTGCTGATCGGCCACGTGACATCAACCTAATGGTGGGTGTTTCTGATAAAGCCGCAGAATTAGTCTTTCGCGACTATGAGCGAGGTGATGGCCTGTCCACCTTCTCAGCTGACATGCAGCAGCAGTACGAAAAGAGTAACTACTACTTCACCCGCATCTACAAAGACTATAAGGTGCCCGTCCAAACACTCGAGCATATATTTAAAGAACACAAAGTACCGACCATTGATTTCTTAAAAGTAGATATAGAAGGGTATGAATACGAGGCACTGATCAGCAATGACTGGCACAAGTATCGACCACGGGTGGTATGTATAGAAGCCAATCACGTTTTTAAAGATTGGCACCCTATCCTTAAAAAAGCCAACTACACCAAGGTATTTTTTGATGGGTTGAATGAATACTTTGTACGCAACGAAGACGAAAAGCGTATCCAGAAATATTCGTATCCAGACAAGGTGCTACTAGGGCCGCGCTTTGTGGCATGGGACGAGTATATTCGCCTGAACGATCTGGACCGCGAAAAGCGTCTACTGGCTCTTCAGCTAAAGCGCGCCAAGCAAAAGATAGATGAGCTTGGGGCTATCAAGCCGGCACGCAAGCCACAGGCTATCGATGCGCGCACGCACGTGAGGGGTTTGGTAAAAAGGGTCGACGCCCGAATAGAACACAAGCTATCTACTGCTGTGCCAACTACGGTTAGGTCAGCAGAAACGTATGGGCTTGATACGGCAGTGGGAGTTGCGCAGCTACAACAAGATATGCAGGCTGGCCTGCAAAAGCAATTCAGGCACGGCAAGCAAGCCGCTGCTCGGCAGTACGGCCGGGTCAAGCGCGGCATGGCTTATGCAAAAAGGAAGATACGATGA
- a CDS encoding ABC transporter ATP-binding protein codes for MNDTAIKVTGVHKNFKLPHQKAGSIKSMFTNVFSLGNHTYETQHALRDISFEIKQGEFFGIVGRNGSGKSTLLKILAGIYQPTKGDVQVNGRVVPFIELGVGFNGELTGRENLFLNGALLGFSQKEVEARYDDIVAFAELERFMDQKLKNYSSGMQVRLAFSVATRLAESDILLIDEVLAVGDANFQRKCFNYFRDLKKQKKTVIFVSHDMNAVREYCDRAILIEQSKMITQGVSEKVASAYTRMFTEELHASDSDSSDTKWGDKAITYQKVKIAETVLSDQKHLEVQAVARANQDIEDPIFGFSVTNSAGTTILGTNTKIKRQKLGTIKKGQTVTLDWKIPNLFTDGTYYVNVAAVHADGVEVCEWWDGAKTFKVVNEESTPYVVGPRIQVKVEKEGS; via the coding sequence ATGAACGACACAGCAATCAAAGTCACCGGCGTCCACAAGAACTTCAAGTTGCCACACCAAAAGGCTGGTTCTATCAAGTCTATGTTTACTAATGTCTTCTCGCTCGGTAATCATACATATGAGACGCAGCACGCCCTACGGGATATTAGCTTCGAGATTAAACAGGGTGAATTCTTTGGTATCGTGGGCCGCAACGGCAGCGGCAAGAGTACGTTGCTGAAAATCCTAGCTGGTATTTATCAGCCTACCAAGGGTGATGTCCAGGTGAACGGCCGTGTAGTGCCCTTTATCGAGCTGGGCGTTGGTTTTAATGGTGAGCTGACCGGCCGCGAAAACTTGTTTCTGAATGGTGCGCTGTTGGGCTTTAGCCAAAAAGAAGTAGAAGCACGCTACGACGATATTGTGGCTTTTGCCGAACTAGAACGTTTTATGGATCAAAAACTCAAAAACTATTCGTCGGGCATGCAGGTGCGACTGGCATTCTCTGTTGCGACTCGCCTGGCAGAGTCAGATATTTTGCTGATCGACGAAGTTTTGGCAGTGGGCGACGCCAACTTCCAACGTAAATGCTTTAACTATTTCCGCGACCTCAAGAAGCAGAAGAAGACAGTTATCTTTGTCAGCCACGATATGAATGCAGTACGGGAATATTGTGACCGCGCTATTTTAATAGAACAGAGCAAGATGATCACCCAGGGTGTTTCTGAAAAGGTGGCATCTGCCTATACGCGTATGTTCACCGAGGAGCTGCACGCCAGTGACTCAGATAGCAGCGACACGAAGTGGGGCGACAAAGCTATCACCTACCAAAAAGTAAAAATCGCAGAAACGGTTCTGAGTGATCAAAAACACCTAGAGGTGCAGGCGGTAGCGCGGGCCAACCAGGACATAGAAGATCCTATCTTTGGTTTCTCGGTAACGAACTCAGCAGGTACGACCATCTTAGGTACCAACACCAAGATAAAACGACAAAAGCTGGGTACAATCAAAAAAGGTCAGACCGTAACCCTCGACTGGAAAATACCTAACCTCTTTACTGACGGTACCTACTACGTCAACGTAGCCGCAGTGCATGCCGATGGTGTCGAGGTCTGCGAGTGGTGGGATGGCGCCAAAACCTTTAAGGTGGTCAACGAAGAGTCAACACCCTACGTGGTGGGTCCGCGCATCCAGGTGAAGGTCGAAAAGGAAGGGTCTTAG
- a CDS encoding ABC transporter permease: MIQRTKGRYRYSVILLKQLVKSDFKLRYQNSFLGYLWSLLKPLFLFAIMYVIFVKILSVDFGVRNSGAYLLFGLVVWSFFTELTGGSVGAIVGKGDLLRKLNFPKYVIVLATSCSALINFFLNLIVVAIFVAFTGIDLSWSALLAPLVFFELFVLSLGLGFFLSATYVKLRDIGYIWDVVMQALFYGTPIFFPITLAPLWVQKMLMISPLAQTMQDMRYLLISDKTTTIGTVYGNEWIRIVPVSITIAVAVIAGLYFRKQSRFFAEEI, from the coding sequence GTGATACAACGTACAAAAGGCCGATACCGATATTCGGTGATACTCCTGAAGCAGCTCGTAAAGAGCGACTTCAAGCTTCGCTACCAAAACTCCTTCTTGGGGTATCTGTGGTCGCTTCTGAAGCCACTGTTTCTGTTTGCCATCATGTACGTGATTTTTGTCAAAATCCTGTCGGTGGACTTTGGTGTTCGTAACTCGGGTGCTTATCTGTTGTTTGGGTTGGTGGTGTGGTCTTTCTTTACTGAGCTGACTGGTGGGAGCGTGGGCGCTATCGTGGGCAAGGGCGACCTGCTGCGCAAGCTCAACTTCCCAAAGTACGTTATTGTCCTGGCCACCTCCTGTTCGGCTCTTATTAACTTCTTTCTGAACCTTATTGTGGTTGCCATCTTTGTGGCATTTACCGGGATTGATCTGTCATGGTCAGCCCTGTTGGCCCCGCTGGTATTTTTCGAGCTGTTTGTCCTCAGCCTGGGCCTTGGGTTCTTCCTGAGCGCTACATATGTCAAGCTTCGCGACATTGGGTATATATGGGATGTGGTTATGCAGGCCCTGTTTTACGGCACGCCCATATTCTTCCCTATTACCTTGGCACCACTGTGGGTGCAAAAGATGCTGATGATAAGTCCCCTAGCACAGACTATGCAGGACATGCGTTATTTGCTGATCTCTGACAAAACTACCACTATTGGTACCGTCTATGGCAATGAATGGATCCGGATAGTGCCGGTGTCTATCACCATAGCGGTGGCTGTCATAGCCGGACTATACTTCCGTAAACAGTCACGCTTCTTCGCGGAGGAAATTTAG
- a CDS encoding glycosyltransferase family 1 protein, producing the protein MKIIINAYQYSPSITGTDRMASNFLRELQKIDTTNTYYIVCSSEQYIQPIITASNFTVLQPKHFLPGSFTKRVVNKLWRTLLPWYLSRFKADVYFSFHNMRLPHRRVATQMIASNLDLIPLKFDEYKNLSPGQVEEIKQTAQTADAFMSISEYSKQELCSTLAVDPKKVHVIHLAADPLFDGKPHPASFDLPPSFIFTIGGSEPRKNVDTIAKAFAQLPPALQKSYPLLIVGGSWHDRPLDPLRLSPHIQTLGYVSDTDLASLYAHTTAFIFASQYEGFGFTLLEAMAYGAPVLSATGSSLDEVAGTATLSFEPNDADSLATFLQDVLTKPAIRKNLQAASRKQAQEFSWAKSAKQLHSLLTGMIG; encoded by the coding sequence ATGAAAATCATTATTAATGCCTATCAGTACTCTCCGTCCATCACCGGCACCGACCGGATGGCCTCTAACTTCTTGCGAGAGCTGCAAAAAATCGACACCACCAACACCTACTACATCGTCTGCTCGTCAGAGCAATACATCCAGCCCATCATAACCGCTTCCAACTTTACGGTACTGCAACCCAAGCACTTCTTGCCCGGTAGCTTCACCAAAAGGGTTGTTAACAAACTCTGGCGGACGCTGCTGCCATGGTATCTGTCACGCTTCAAGGCAGATGTGTACTTTTCCTTCCATAACATGCGTTTGCCACACCGACGAGTAGCTACCCAGATGATCGCCAGCAACCTGGATCTCATCCCGCTGAAGTTTGACGAATATAAAAACCTCAGCCCTGGACAAGTGGAAGAGATCAAGCAAACCGCCCAAACCGCTGACGCCTTTATGTCTATATCTGAATACTCCAAGCAAGAGCTGTGCAGCACACTTGCCGTCGACCCTAAAAAAGTACATGTCATTCACCTGGCCGCCGACCCACTGTTCGACGGCAAGCCGCATCCGGCCTCGTTCGACCTACCCCCTTCTTTTATATTCACCATAGGTGGTAGCGAGCCACGCAAAAATGTCGACACCATTGCCAAAGCTTTCGCCCAGCTGCCCCCAGCCTTGCAAAAATCCTACCCACTCCTGATTGTCGGCGGTAGTTGGCACGACCGCCCACTCGACCCACTACGCCTTTCCCCTCATATACAAACACTCGGGTATGTCAGCGATACCGACCTAGCCAGCCTGTACGCCCACACCACTGCCTTTATCTTTGCCTCTCAGTACGAGGGCTTTGGTTTTACCCTGCTAGAGGCCATGGCTTATGGCGCTCCGGTGCTTTCTGCCACCGGTTCGTCGCTAGACGAGGTTGCCGGTACCGCCACACTCAGCTTTGAGCCCAATGACGCCGACTCCTTAGCCACATTCCTGCAAGATGTTCTGACCAAACCGGCCATACGCAAAAACCTACAAGCCGCAAGCCGCAAGCAAGCTCAAGAATTTTCCTGGGCCAAATCAGCCAAACAACTTCATTCATTGTTGACGGGCATGATAGGCTAG
- a CDS encoding NAD-dependent epimerase/dehydratase family protein — protein MLKILVTGVGGFVGKHLVRELHGRGHTVLGLGNAQAAHPEVADLLESYLACDLSDKTQVDALPFEGVDAVINLAGLARQGDSFKDAEHYKKVNVAVLELLGNRLIKLGTKPRLIAVSTGAVYVSQQPMPLTEASKTDMAGSPYAESKLLMETAAVALRKKGLPVVVVRPFNHIGPGQAEGFLVPDLYAKLKVFADTGQTVMVGNLKTKRDYTDVRDIARAYADLAVSETLEYDTYNICSGESHTGLDILNLLSKELDLEGKVVTEVDSSLTRHNDPAELVGSNQRLQEETGWSPTIPLEQTIADFVASKR, from the coding sequence ATGTTGAAAATACTCGTAACTGGCGTTGGTGGGTTTGTGGGCAAACATTTGGTGCGTGAATTGCACGGACGCGGGCACACCGTTTTGGGTCTCGGCAACGCCCAGGCTGCCCACCCCGAAGTTGCTGACTTGCTCGAGTCTTATTTGGCTTGCGACTTGAGCGACAAGACCCAGGTTGACGCCCTGCCGTTCGAAGGCGTAGACGCTGTTATCAACTTGGCTGGCCTTGCCCGCCAAGGCGATTCATTTAAAGATGCCGAGCACTACAAAAAGGTGAATGTTGCTGTTCTGGAGCTACTGGGCAATCGACTTATCAAGCTGGGCACCAAGCCGCGGCTGATCGCCGTCAGCACTGGCGCTGTCTATGTCAGCCAGCAGCCTATGCCACTTACCGAAGCCAGCAAGACCGACATGGCTGGTTCTCCCTATGCCGAGAGCAAGTTGCTCATGGAGACGGCCGCCGTTGCCTTGCGCAAAAAAGGTCTGCCCGTTGTAGTCGTCCGGCCATTCAATCATATCGGACCGGGCCAGGCCGAGGGCTTCCTCGTACCGGACTTGTACGCCAAGCTCAAGGTTTTTGCCGACACAGGGCAAACGGTCATGGTCGGCAACCTAAAGACCAAGCGAGACTACACTGACGTGCGTGATATCGCGCGGGCCTACGCCGACCTCGCCGTGTCCGAAACGCTAGAATATGACACCTATAATATCTGTAGCGGCGAGAGCCACACGGGCCTTGATATCCTCAACCTCCTCTCGAAAGAGCTGGACCTAGAGGGAAAGGTCGTTACAGAAGTAGATTCAAGCCTCACACGCCACAACGATCCGGCTGAGCTGGTCGGCAGTAACCAACGCCTCCAAGAAGAAACAGGCTGGTCTCCAACTATTCCACTCGAACAAACCATTGCTGATTTCGTGGCCTCCAAGAGGTAA